A portion of the Agrobacterium tumefaciens genome contains these proteins:
- a CDS encoding NAD(P)/FAD-dependent oxidoreductase: MSRIIPDAVLPSKTLPAHVDVVVIGGGIIGVSTALSLVERGISVAVCEKGLIAGEQSSRNWGWVRQMGRDPAELPLSMESLRLWRGMNERVGAETGLRQCGIAYLCETDADVAFYEEWLQHAAAVGLDSRIVRGEAMHALVPGMGRQFKAVMHTPSDCKAEPFMAVPAMARGAAAKGAHILTGCAVRSIERSAGKVSSVVTEHGEIRCSSVVLAGGAWSRLFAGNMGLDIPILKILGSVARLSAVDGMTDMPVGGNDFAFRRRHDGGFTVAQRNADIAPVTPDSFRLFADYLPSLVKNWRALRLRTGGQFLREMAMPRQWKSDAVTPFEQIRILDPVPSSKLISQGIHKLSKSFPAFANARITATWGGLMDVTPDAVPVISAASAIPGLYLAVGFSGHGFGIGPGAGALTADLVAGSKPCVDPAPFRLERFGRLHRSLENLR; the protein is encoded by the coding sequence ATGTCCAGAATAATTCCTGATGCCGTCTTGCCGTCGAAGACCCTGCCTGCGCACGTGGATGTCGTAGTTATCGGTGGCGGCATCATCGGCGTATCGACAGCGTTGTCGCTGGTCGAACGTGGCATCAGCGTTGCCGTCTGTGAAAAGGGGCTGATCGCTGGTGAGCAATCGTCTAGGAACTGGGGTTGGGTGCGCCAGATGGGGCGTGATCCGGCCGAGTTGCCGCTTTCCATGGAAAGCTTGAGGCTCTGGAGAGGCATGAACGAGCGGGTCGGCGCCGAAACCGGGTTGCGCCAGTGCGGCATTGCCTATCTGTGCGAGACGGACGCTGACGTCGCCTTTTACGAGGAGTGGCTCCAACATGCCGCCGCAGTGGGTCTCGACTCGCGCATTGTGCGCGGTGAGGCAATGCACGCGCTGGTGCCGGGCATGGGCAGGCAGTTCAAGGCCGTGATGCACACTCCGAGCGATTGCAAGGCCGAACCGTTCATGGCGGTTCCCGCCATGGCACGCGGTGCTGCCGCAAAGGGTGCCCATATCCTCACGGGCTGTGCGGTCCGGTCAATCGAACGCTCCGCCGGGAAGGTAAGCAGTGTGGTGACGGAACATGGCGAAATCCGCTGCTCTTCCGTCGTGCTGGCGGGTGGCGCCTGGTCCAGGCTTTTTGCAGGCAATATGGGACTTGATATTCCGATCCTCAAAATCCTCGGCAGCGTCGCGCGTCTGTCGGCTGTTGATGGCATGACGGATATGCCGGTGGGCGGTAACGATTTCGCCTTCCGTCGCCGTCATGATGGCGGCTTCACGGTAGCGCAGCGCAACGCGGATATCGCGCCCGTCACTCCGGATAGCTTCCGTCTGTTTGCCGACTACCTGCCGTCGCTCGTTAAAAACTGGCGGGCATTACGCTTGCGGACAGGCGGGCAGTTCCTGCGGGAAATGGCGATGCCCCGCCAATGGAAAAGTGACGCTGTGACGCCGTTCGAGCAGATCCGCATTCTCGATCCCGTTCCGTCATCGAAGCTCATTTCCCAAGGTATCCACAAGTTGTCCAAGTCCTTCCCGGCATTTGCAAATGCCCGCATCACGGCTACCTGGGGCGGCCTCATGGATGTCACGCCGGATGCCGTTCCGGTGATCTCTGCTGCCAGTGCCATTCCCGGCCTTTATCTGGCCGTCGGATTTTCCGGCCATGGATTCGGTATCGGCCCCGGTGCCGGAGCGCTGACGGCTGATCTGGTGGCAGGCTCCAAGCCATGCGTCGATCCAGCACCTTTCCGTCTGGAGCGTTTCGGGCGACTGCACCGCTCGCTGGAGAATTTGCGGTAA